A window of Aptenodytes patagonicus chromosome 1, bAptPat1.pri.cur, whole genome shotgun sequence genomic DNA:
caagtgggccaccatggagaagggtatccagtttctgagagaattagctgtgctggaggtgacttatggtgacctgagcaatgaacagctatccaaagatccagatgaagtcaagtgcacatgacccatatggtggaagtttataaggagctcaccatcgtcatacgccaattcattggcagtgatgacctggaaagatggagaggaacaaacggtggatgaattggctggccaactccggcaatatgaggaaagtctctcttcctccctcgtctcggctgtggagaaactgtcccaggagatccagcaactcagagaggataggtcctactcctcacctgtacggaccagtatctcggctattaggagtcagtgttcttctgctcaagagagagaatataaagggtacacaccacggggcaccctatggttttatctgtgtgaccacagagaggacatggggaagtgggatgggaaacctaccgcagccctaggggcacgggtacgtgagttgcaagggaaaacaatcacagaaagaggttcttccaggaaaattgctgctccagtttccagtgggcagttccccaggcagagtagaagagctgatcttactcctgatcttaatgaagaaacttctgactcgtatgtacaagaaatgggaaacgagtactgtgatgaggattagaggggccctgcctccagccagggggaggaaagggacaaccgggtttactggactgtgtggattcggtggcctggcacatcagacccacagaagtataaggctccagtagacaccggtgcacagtgtaccctaatgccatcaagctatagaggggcagaacccatctgtatttctggggtgacagggggatcccaacagctaactgtattggaagccgaagtgagtctaactgggaatgggtggcagaagcaccccattgtgactggcccagatgctccgtgcatccttggcatagactacctcaggagagggtatttcaaggacccagaagggtaccggtgggcttttggtatagctgccttggagatggaggaaattaaacagctgtccaccttgcctggtctctcggaggacccctctgttgtggggttgctgaaggtcgaagaccaacaggtaccaatcgctaccaccacggtgcaccggcggcaatatcgcaccaaccgagactccctgattcccattcatgagctaattcatCGACTGGAGATCCAAGGAGTAATCAgtaagactcgctcaccctttaacagtcccatatggccagtgcggaagtctaatggagagtggagactgacagtagactatcgtggcctaaatgaagtcacgccaccgctgagtgctgccgtgccggacatgctagaacttcaatacgacttggagtcaaaggcagccaagtggtatgccacaattgatattgctaatgcgtttttctcaatccctttggcagcagagtgcaggccacaatttgctttcacttggaggggcgtccagtacacctggaaccgactgccccaggggtggaaacacagccccaccatttgccatggactgatccagactgcactggaacagggtgagccaccagaacacctgcaatacattgatgatatcatcgtgtggggcaacacagcaggagaagtttttgaaaaagggaaggaaatagtccaaatcctgctgaaggccggttttgccataaaacaaagtaaggtcaagggacctgcacaggagatccagtttttaggaataaaatggcaagatggacgtcgtcagatcccaatggatgtgatcaacaaaataacagccatgtctccaccaactagcaaaaaggaaacacaagctttcttaggcgtcgtgggtttttggagaatgcatattccaaattacagtctgattgtaaaccctctctatcaagtgacccgaaagaagaatgatttcaaatgggaccctgagcaacgacaagcctttgaacaaattaaagaggagatagttcatgcagtagccctggggccagtccgggcaggacaagatgtaaaaaatgtgctctacaccacagccggggagaacggctctacctggagcctctggcagaaagcaccaggggagactcgaggtcgacacctagggttttggagtcggggatacagaggatccgaggcctgctatactccaactgaaaaagagatattggcagcgtatgaaggggttcgagctgcttcggaagtgatcggcactgaagcacagctcctcctggcaccccgactgccggtgctgggctggatgttcagagggagggtcccctgtacacatcatgcaactgatgctacatggagtaagtgggtcgcactgatcacacaacgggctcgaataggaaaccccagtcgcccaggaatcctggaagtgatcatggattggccagagggcaaagattttggaatatcaccagaggaggaggtgacgcgtgctgaggaggccccactgtataatgaactaccagaaaatgagaagcaatatgccctgttcactgatgggtcctgtcgtcttgtgggaaagcatcggaggtggaaagctgctgtatggagtcctatgcgacaagttgtagacactgctgaaggagaaggtgaatcgagccaatttgcagaagtaaaggccatccagctggctttagacattgctgaccgagaaaagtggccagtgctctatctctatactgactcatggatggtggcaaatgccctgtgggggtggttgcagcaatggaagcagagcaattggcagcgcagaggcaaacccatccatgggattgcttttgctcaaggacctgggtgcacttggtgggtaatggggaaggatggggaagtccgatgtgtacctcaaggggatttgattttgggtgagaatagccaatgatctgaattatgtgatgttaagtactacataatattatatgccatactaatgatattacaataagaatcacccagattaatgaagaataacttcagtgaaaccaagcaaagcacagtgatgatggtaccagaactgacttcaacatgaaacaatccaacaccgcacaccatctccatttttcctgccctggaagattattatgacagatggagcctgaagtcatggactaaatgaactcaccgaacgttttagagggatggcccacagactaagggaatgatatctctgtgtgtgtgtatatatatatattaaaaaaaagggggtggtgattaataaaaatgtactggaaaatatgagactttagcatgacgtagatggtatagaataaggggtggatattatcctggttttggcagggatagagttaatttcctttgtagtagctggtacagtgctgtgttttggatttaggatgagaacaaagttgataacacaccgatgttttagttgttgctaggtaatgcttacactagccaaggacttttcagcttcccatgctctaccgactgagaaggctggaggtgcacaagaagctgggagggggcacagccaaactggccaaagggacattccataccatgtgacgtcatgctcagtacataaactggggaaagctggccgggggggccgctgctcggggactggctgggcatcggtcggcgggtgtgagcaattgtactgtgcatcacttgctttgtgtattattattattattatattattattataattttatttcaattattaaactgtttttatctcaacccacgagtttttctcacttgtgctcttccaattctctcccccatcccaccgcgggggggaaggggggagtgagcgagcggctgcgtggtgctcagttgctgactgaggttaaaccacaacaatcttcCAGGCGGGGAGGTGAACACCGAGTCTCTAAAGAGACTTCATTAATCTCATTTCAGTCTGTGTCAGGAGATGATGAAGTCTGGTGGACAGATACTTAACTGTGGAGCCCAGTAGAAAGCTGGAACCACCTCTACTGTATTCAAAGCATCCTTCAGGACTGACGCCCTGGGGGGACATGAGCAAGCAGGGGACTGTGAAACACTATATAAGCATTGTGAAGCTGTTCATTCCTTGACAGTTTAATATTGCCCATTAGTTTACATGGGCGGTGAAACAAGCGGGGTTTGACACCAATACGGTCAGTTCTGCCATCGAGGATACGAGCTTAGGTCTCGGTAGAGAAAAAAACTAGTGCAAACATGGTTTTCTTAGGTAGTCAAGAAAGGTAGCTAAGGTAGCCAAAAGTCAGTTGCCCAATTATCTATACTAGAGTGCCTGCTGTGGGCTTTCACCTAATGGATTTCACCCCCTTCATACTTTTACAGATGCTGTAAGCATCCCTGGGAAGGGTTGTGATATTTCTTCTATTAAACATAACAGGAATTTTAAATTGATTTCAACAGAAGAAGATGCAAAGAGAACAAAGCAGAACATTCAATTTCTGAGTCTCTCAAAATGAATGATtgcatttcatttgtttattttaatctaaattaaaGAGTTAACAGTGGTTAAGCACAGCTTGCACTGGTACATAGtggcagaaagcaaaagcaaatgcattaATTACTGTTCACTGACCACAGGTATAATTTTGAAAAGTGCTAGATTAGTGAATAGTATACCTCCAATAATCACAGCTAAAGCGAATACATAAATTTGAAACACACAATCACCAATGTCATTATTAGCTATTTCACCTTTGGAGAATCACTCTGTTGAAAAGAATAATTACATGAATACATTTTGAATTCCTTTGTTAGCAcacatttttgtaagaaaagggTGTAAGCAAGACatgtaaattttgaaaatttcattaaaaagcattttctcttggATAGAGTTCCTGCCCAGGAATGATACCACCCTTGGGATTAGCTTCTCAGAGGAATAGACTTAGGGACAATTCTTAACTTGCTCCTCTACAAACCAATGCTCTTATCTTTTGATTGTAGATCCCTccaaaaaatgtgctttttcccCACTAAGACCTATTCTGAAGCCTGACCAACCCTACAGGAAGGCAGGCTGATAAGACCTGGGAGTAGAGGTTGGTTTTGATATCCTAATTAGCTAGATAATGAGTTGCATTTTCCCTATTAGGAGAAGCTTTTTTGCTGAATCCTCATACTGTCAAATTCTAGGAGGCGGCGTAAGGCTGATCCATGTTGATGGTTAATGTAGAAGATCGATGTAGTTTCCACTCACGTTTGCAAAGGTCTGGTTGTCTTCCTGTCATTGCTGTGCTAGAAGCTGGGTCAGAATGCTCTTTATTCACAGATAGGAAAATCACCAAGGGAAGATTGAAGACGTGAATGAAATGTATCATAGAGATATGGAAGATTAATTTCAGAGAGCCAAGGCTCACAAAAAGAACCCTGATTTAAAACTGCTCCATAGGGGTTATGTCTAACTTAGCACAGGAGAAAAACCTCACGTTGTGCATGTAAAATACCACACCACTACATATTATAAAATGACATAgctgttctctgcttttttgGTATCAGAGCTGTAGCTTCCTGATAATTAACGAAAGCAGGGGAACAGGAAATCAAGCATCACATTTTCCTAGGTATCACCTGAAAGAAGCAGCTGGGAGTACTTCCACATTTGGCATAAGGTGCATAGCCTCTTTTCTTGTATCCTCCAAATTCAGTGGCGTGCAAGATGTGTGTGGAAGGCGTCCccttcaaccttttttttttaccgaGGCAGAAACAACCTGCATGTCACCATGACACTGAGAGGGTACCTTTTGTCTTCCAATTTTTGCAAAGGTGCTTGAAGGAAATGAATACAGCTCTGAACTTCACTAATTGCTCACTTGATTATGTTTCTCAGCCACACTCTGTACCTCTGTATCAGCCAAGGACATGGACTACACAGCTAATGgctgtcctccctccctccctctcccccaggctctgcagagcatTGCCCTCACAAATTTATTCAGAGCAATGTCTGTGTCACACTGGCAGGAGGAAAGTACTTGAGCACTTGACCTtctcaggtcccttccaacctgaattattctatgattcttcaatATCTTTCATGCTTGAACAAGTGTATTTTCATAGCAGCTGGACTTCCTAGGAAATGCAGTTCCAGCTAAACATATTCAACTGTATGTCCAAGCACACAGGCAAAACAATCTCTATGAACAGGTATTATCAGATATAACTTCACAGATAACACTCATTACAATTCGCATGAAATATGGAAATCTATGAATTTGTGTATTTGTGTTGTCCAGCTATATACAGTATGTGAGACCGagtttgcagagagagagagcactCTCTTTAGAAGGAGTTGAGTTCTTCTGTCTTTGGGTGGAATAATGCACAATTCAAGTTTTTGGCAACATTACTTGTTATCACTTGACTATAATGCCGAACCTGATAATTTCACTCTGAGCAACGATTCAGAAATGGGAATGGTTTCAGCTAATAGCCATCCATTGACTGTCAAAGTCAAACCTATGGAACTgcacacattttaaagaacataTAAGTCCCAAAAATGCGAAGAGTTCCCAACTTCGAGGCAATAAATGCTGCTGTGGGACTAACCATACCCTTTTTCCTGTATCCTCTAAGCAAGATTGTGAAGCTTAAATGATCATATTTGAGCCTCTGGTTCAGTTTAGATTACTAACTCCTTTTGTTGGTTTTATGCAGGAGGCTAAATATTTAACTGAATTCAGTATTAAAAATTCAAACTATTCAGTCATATCTAATTAGGCATTTTCTAAGCAATATTATACCATTTCACACAATAcagactgaaagaagaaataataaacacTAACCACCACTTTTAGTTCAGAATACAGATAAAATGTGTTCTTGCTTTGTGAAGTTTCTCACGAAGAAGTTGAATATACTAATATAATAGTTTACATCTACTTTTTGTGACTGAAAAGGTACAGTTTTCTCTTTATTATGTATCTTGGGTCGTGCTGGCAATACTTCGGAGCCCTTTGCATTTCTTAATTGCAATGTGGGTTTACTCCCACTAGGTGTTACCCTTCCTCTACGGTTTGTGAAGAAAATCGTCCTTCTTGAATAAACCTGGACCACCCGTGGGTGCGCTACCCAAAATGCAAAATAGGGGCTCATTCTTCATCCCATCGTGACCGAAACATCTTTCTAAACACTGACACAAcaaaagccccccccccaaagaaaaacaaacccaaaccaaacacccccaaaacagtgtaaacttctaaaaatattagaagaagaaaagctgttgGATCCCATTAGGTTAAGACAGCATGCACCCAACATGTAGCTAGTTCTGGTAGGCAGCTAATAGCAAACACTGAAATGTGACTGTCTTGTCTGAAGTAGGTATTGCTCAGAAATGTCATGGTACTGCACAGTCAAAGAAATTCAATTAcacatttataaatttataaagcCTAGCCTGTCCATTAGaccatatttaatatttaacGCCCTTTACAGGGGGTGTATGCCTTATGAGGCATTCTGTGGCAGCCTTGAATGTCACATGTACTAATATTTCAGTCTCCCACACAAAATAATAAGCCACTGAGATTATGACTGTGTTACGCAACCCAGTGACTGACAGTTTATATATTTACCCATTTTAATACCCCCAGATGAAGTCCAGTTCTCCTCACTGGAGACAAACGTAACCAAATGAAAAGAGATaggaaatggagaagaaactagTTGCATATTttgtgaaaagaggaaaaaaaactgttaaaGAAGTTACAATAACCACAACTTTGCAGTGAGGCAAAGCATCCTCACTTGCGTAAAGCAGCAGTGAGATGCCTAGGGAAGATAATTCTTCTGAAGAGTGGTTGCTTCAAACCAGATATTTCAGTGCTGGGCATGTTTTTAAGTCTAGAAAATGACAGCTATCTCAGAGACAAACACTGCAAGCTGGGTCTTTGCCCAGGACTGTTAAACAGGCTGTATGATCAGTATCTTCCCACGAGAAggcttctccttctctttttgaagGGGAGTCAGGGGTCAGCTTGCACATTGGCACATAGAACACTGCACTGGGACAGATTGGTTTGTACCCCTAAAGAAAGACCTGGGATGGTGGCCCAAATAAGGTGCTTGTTACAGCTGTGTCCCCCCATCCCCTATAATGTGCATGGCTTTGGACATCATATGGTGCAGCACAGAAGCATGGTGAGTCCTTCTCATCTGGCCTCCCACCAGATGATAGGCAGGTGGAGGTGAAACTCTGGAGAGCCAATGTCTGAAGGAGCAGCACAACTTACTCATCTGTGAAGCTTCTGAAAACATGAGCTGGAAGATCCATTAAGCTCAGGTCTTACGAAGTCTGGTCTCAAATCTAACAAAGCTCAAGGCAAATAAAAAGCTCAAGTCTAATAAATATGTTAGTGCTGTTTTTGTTAACCTACATTAATACTCACCTAATGCCAGAGAAATTAAGTTTAATTAACAGATGAATtaaacatccctttttttttatatgggaGCATTTGTAAGACTCACCTGCTGGTAGGTACAAAATCCTTCACTGCAAATTCTGCTATGAATAAGTGCCCGCACGAGCATTATATGATCTCATCTTCTGGGTGCAGAGTTTAATCACAGCGCTCTCAATAGAGAGCCCACACTAGGGAAGCAGAGTTTAAAATATGAATCTGTGGGAGGCTCTTGAGGTGGCTTCTTGCTAAGTATGGCCGGGAGCAGGGTGACGTGTGGGGGGGGGGATGCCACATTAAGAGACTGAAAGCTAAAAGTAACTCCATGAAGCTGTCGCCAGCAAACCACGATGTGAATATTTCATGTGCGTTTAGTCTGGTGAATTAACCCTAAAATAGTGTAAGGGAAGAATACAAAGACTCCCTGTGTGCTAGCAGGTAAGTcgttattttcccttttttctatAGCGATAAACTCAGATGTTTAGATGGGTAGCAAATCAACTTCATTcaggcttattttatttttccctgatcTTCCAGAACTGTTTTCACCTCTCTCTTACTCCcctcaaacaaaagaaaaaaagagagaaacaaactgCTTGTTACAAAATGTCAGCAAAACATCAGACTAACCTACTTTGCCATTTTGCTCCCACAAATGAAAATACTTGGTGGTCAAAGTCCTGGCAGCTGGCTTTTCCGCATAGAAAAAGTAATGTTCTGCATCTTTGCTACCCTACTCTTAGTCTTGTTCATATTAAGCCTCTGTAACGTCCGAATGTCCGGTACCCCAAGCCCACCCTGTCTCCTTCCTTAGACCACAACACCTCCCTGTCAGCTCTCCCTTGACACATCAGTCTTTGTCatctatttccttttcaaaacgTCTATTTCTCAActcccccttttcttccttttcttcctcttcttctcttGGGCAAACTTAGCTTGCTTCTTGAGAACTAACTcgcctttccttcctctcccatttCTCAATTTTTGAAGGACTTCTTACCCCCTGCCTCTGCATCTTTCGATTTCTACTTTACGGACATAAGGCGTTAGGGCATTTGCAGCAGGGCAGCCCAGAGAGGGCTTCTTTCACCCCTATGAAAGGAAGGCACTGACCGTTGCTTTCATACTCCTCAGACcttcctgtcctttcagctgTTCTCTCGAGGAAGAAAGCACACTTGAACTCCCAGAGGAGGGAAACTGAGTACATCGAGGCAGCAGCTCTTTACTGTTGCTTGCAAAGAGACACAGAAATGTAGATGAAATTCAAGCATAAGCCTGAAACATAATTTAAATGCTCTCTGCCAATGCATGTTAAATAGGTGCTTATGTTTCACGCAGATCCCGATGTACCTAATTAATCCAAATTAAATCTGAGCTGTAAGGGCACCCAATTTCACACATATCCCCGCAGACACGAGCAGCCAGGCTCTCACGGTAAAGTGCCGCTTGACAGGCGGCTGGAGGGGACCCCATTCGCTCCGGGGTCCCCCTCGCCACCAGCGCCTTCCCCCGGCCCGCGGGAGCTGAGCCCCGACGCCGGGGCGCCCCCGCCACGGCGCTCTCGGTGCCCCCCGACGGGGCGCGCTCCGGCTCCCGCGGAGTGTCCCCCCGGGGATGCGGATCGGCGGGAGGTTTTCACGGGGTCCTTAAGGGCGTTAAAAACCTGCGTAGTGAGAGTGTCTTGCAAGCCCAGAGACAGGCAGGGGACCTGGGTGAGGCAACTGCGGGCAGCACGGCACGCTCGCGTTTTCCCCTGTGAAGGCgacaggagggaggggacacgGTTACCTCGTCGGGGGTCTCACTTGGCGAGGGTTTGGACAAGCCTTAGAGAGATTAGCGGGGGCACAGCACGGCTCCTTCGGCGGGGCACTAGCGTCTCGCCGCTTCCCCGCTCCCGCACCTCGGGGCGAACGGAGGGGGGGTTCTTGCCTGCGAAAAGACGAGACGACTCGGAGAGGCCGGGGAGCAAGCCGAAGCCCGGAGGGGTGCCGGGGTGGGGGCGGCCGGGTCACTCCCGCAGCCCCCCAAAGGTTTTACCCCCGCCGGCCGCACACCGCCGTGCCCGTCCACGGCGAGGGGAGCGCGGCGGACGCGCAGCGGGCGGGGAGAGGGTCCCCGCCGCAGCCGGGGAAggaggactgggggggggggaggaacgaCGACGAGGGACCCTGCGTCAGTGCAGGGccgtccccttcccctccccgtgCGCTCGGCTCTGCCTCCCGCCAGCCTCCCACGCCTCCCGCGAGGTACGGCCGCGCTGCATAAAacacggccccgccgccgctgccggggctCTCGCTCGCAGCCCGACGGAGGCGCCTGgccggcagcgggcagcggggagcggagcggcagCGGCCGCGCGGCTCCGGGGACAGACGGGGCGGGAGGctccggcgggcagcggcggagGGCTGCGCGCttcccggcgggcggcggcagccccgccgGAGCCCaggcggcaggaggaggaggaggaagggcagcggctccccgccggcggcgggctCCCTCCGGTATGGCCCTGGCGGACAGCGCCCGCGGGCTGCCCAACGGCGGCGGCGTCTCTCcggcggcagggagcggggcagcggggagcggagcggcggcggcggcgggcggctggtCGTCCTTCCCGGAGATCGTGGAGCTGAACGTGGGCGGGCAGGTGTACGTGACGCGGCGCTGCACCGTGGTCTCGGTGCGCGACTCGCTGCTCTGGCGCATGTTCTCGCAGCAGCAGCCCAGCGAGCTGCCCCGGGACAGCAAGGGCCGCTTCTTCCTCGACCGCGACGGCTTCCTCTTCCGCTACATCCTGGACTACCTGCGGGacctgcagctggtgctgcccGAGCACTTCCCCGAGCGCAGCCGCCTCCAGCGGGAGGCCGAGTACTTCCAGCTGCCCGACCTGGCTCGCCGCCTGGCGCAGGctcgggccgccgccgcccgccccgccgccctgcaCCGCGACGGCTCGCTCTGCGCCgacgagccgccgccgccgccgctcctcggCTACCTAGAGGCCGAGCCGCTGgaaggaggcggcggcggtgccgcggCGTCCGCCCCGTCGCCCACCGCCAGCCGCAGCCCCTCGGGCGGGCCGCTGCTCACGCCCTCGCAGTCGCTGgacggggggggcgggcggcgctcgGGCTACATCACCATCGGCTACCGGGGCTCCTACACCATCGGGCGGGAGGCGCAGGCCGACGCCAAGTTCCGTCGGGTGGCCCGCATCACCGTCTGCGGCAAGACGGCCCTGGCCAAGGAGGTCTTCGGGGAGACGCTGAACGAGAGCCGCGACCCCGACCGCCCTCCCGAGCGCTACACCGCCCGCTACTACCTCAAGTTCAACTTCCTCGAGCAAGCCTTCGACCGACTCTCCGAGGCCGGCTTCCGCATGGCCGCTTGCTCCTCCACCGGCACCTGCGCCTTCGCCCCTGAGCAGGGTGGTCCTGCTGATGACAAGATCTGGACCAGCTACACCGAATATGTCTTCTGCCGGGACTGAGCATCCGCCCGGCCCGTGGCGTGGGGATAAGGTGGCGGCCCCTGCACACCCTTGCACCCATGGTCCCCTCCCGGCCTGGAAGAAGGAGGACGTGGAGGGGGTCTGTGTCCCCCTGTGCTTTCCTCACCCCGGTGCCTGCCTCCACGCACAAGGAGGGtcagcccccagcacagcccccagcccttCTGCACGCACCTCCTGATGGCCCCGGGGACAGGAGGTCACCATGTCATGCCTCGGCCGCCATGTCCCTGCTTGGCCACCATGTCCCTGCTCAGCCACCATATCCCAGCTTGTACCATCATCCTTCCTCTGATGCCTCCCAGTAGCTGTGTTGGtagcaaggaaggagaggggtAGCGCAAGTAGACAAATACCCGTCCCAGGAAAGCGTGCGTGTGCGCCCGGCCCCTGCCCCTCTCTGCGCACAGGAGCTGAGGGATAGCTCTGTTAGGGTGGAGTGTTTTAAAAACCACCCATTTAGGGGCTGAGGAACTTTTTAGttgcttttcagctgcttttcagcaaCTTCTGCTGAAGATGGCATGACAAATGGCTGTCTTTTCTCATCCCCATACCCTTAAGTGGGATTTTGCCTTGTTGGGTGGACCCGTAATGGTCCATTTTATCCCCCCACCCCATCAAAGTGATGCCTGTCTGTGAAGGACCGTCACATAGAAATGATGCCTGACTGTGAGGGGTTGGCACTCCGGCTCGTACTTCATCTGTAGAGATGAGTAATTTTGCAGGAGACTTGCATGTGGCCCTTCAGGACTGGCTGCATCCatctcctctctctgctccctaTCTCTCTGAACTCCCCTCTC
This region includes:
- the KCTD12 gene encoding BTB/POZ domain-containing protein KCTD12, producing MALADSARGLPNGGGVSPAAGSGAAGSGAAAAAGGWSSFPEIVELNVGGQVYVTRRCTVVSVRDSLLWRMFSQQQPSELPRDSKGRFFLDRDGFLFRYILDYLRDLQLVLPEHFPERSRLQREAEYFQLPDLARRLAQARAAAARPAALHRDGSLCADEPPPPPLLGYLEAEPLEGGGGGAAASAPSPTASRSPSGGPLLTPSQSLDGGGGRRSGYITIGYRGSYTIGREAQADAKFRRVARITVCGKTALAKEVFGETLNESRDPDRPPERYTARYYLKFNFLEQAFDRLSEAGFRMAACSSTGTCAFAPEQGGPADDKIWTSYTEYVFCRD